The DNA region GCATATATCATAACTTCTATCATCAATTTGTTACTGCTATATATCCATGTGTTTCCTATTTTGTCCTCATCTGGTGGGCTACAATAACAGTTGATTGCAATGAGCTGATTTTGCTATTGCTAATGTCTAAACGAATCAACTTTATCCCACATCTTAGCGTTCATTCATACCATGTGGAATCTAAGATATGATTATGAACCCTCCAAACAAGTGGATTTAAGCAAAAGCTAGAACAGAATATCGTTGAGAAAAGCACATCACAATTTCATTAATTTCTATGTTTATTGCATCGAACAGTTTCTCAAGGACTAATAAGTGCTTAAAGACTTGACGGTGCCACTTTCATCTGCATATGAGAAAACAGCCCTGAAATCCTAGCTATATTGCCCTAAAGTCATCGACATAAGCTCTCTTCCTAATGTGAACAAAGAGCatgttttctcttttatttattctgtgcTTAGTAGGAAAGTGATCAAATTATGCACTTCGtccttgttttatttttcttgaagaCCATCTAGTTTCCAGGGAACAATCATACCTTTGTTTAAATTTTGGTATTCACCAAGTACAGTAGTCTTTGTAATGACTTAGGGTGAACTAAGGCCATATCAAATACCACTTATTTGGCAAATGAACTTGAAGGGCAAAAGGGCCTAGATAGTGGAAAATATGCAAAGGGCATTCTCCATGTTATTACATTATTGTTAATAAGATAAGATGACAACAAGATCTGCCACATGACAAACACTTTAGGCGTTGGTCTTTCAGTGGCATGAAAGCTGAGCCATTCTACTGCTCAAGCTCTCATCAACATGAACACAAAGACTCAAATCAACTCAAGGACTACACTTAAAAGACAAGCCATAAGAAAAGCAATTCTATTCACAAAATAGATATCAAATTCAAGACATACCTTTCAAAAAGAATATCATTCACCAGGAAAATAATGTGCAGCTGCCTCTCTGGATCCTCCAAGGCAAATACTCTCTCCCTAAGAGCTTCAGCTAGAGCTGGTGCAAATGGCGCCCTTTGCATAAACCACGTCTTGGCTCCCTTAATTGATTCCTTGGTGCCATTAAGATTGCCAAGCACTTCTTGCAGCTCAGCAGCAACATCCGTGGGGAGCGGCCCTGAAAGTCCCTTGAAGGATTGTGCCGCGGTTTCATACTCCCCATGCCCATGGGCAGCAGCAAACTGCTGGTGCTGGTCGTAGAACGGAGGGTATGCCGCCTGGTGCATCGGCGGCCCCCGCAATATCGGACCCATCGGCGGCATCATATGCATCGACCCCGGCGGGTACGGTGCCGGCGGGGGGCGCGGCAAGAGCCAGAGCATGTACCTGTAGTAGGCGTGGCCTTCCCCGCCAAAGACGAAGGCGTAGTCCAGGTTGTCGTGCTGCTTGTCGCGAATCATGGCCTCGAACTCGGGCCCATTCTTGGCGATGTACTCGACGAGTTTGTCGATGCGCTTCTGGAGCTCCGGATCAGCCGGCGGCGCCACGGGCTGCGGCGGAGGCGGGGCGGAGGAGTCGAAGGGCGGCGGATGCACGTAGGGGTGGTGCGGCGGCGGGGGGTGAGCCGCGAAGGGGGGAGGCGGCTGCTGGTGCGGCGGGAGGTGCGGGTAGGCCGGCGGCATGGCGCGCGGGTAGGGCGCGTGCGCGTACTGCGGATGCGGCGCGGCGTAGGGCGGCGCGGCGTGAGGGTGGGGGGCCGGGTACTGCGCCTGCGCCTGCGGGTGGTAGCCATACTGCGGCGGCGCCTGCTGCGCCTGCGCGTACGCCATAGCCGCGGCCGCGTAGTCCTGGGCTTGCCGGTCCATGAACCTGCGGGTTCCGGCGAGGAGCAAGAGGCGTAGGGTTTCAAGCGCCGGTGACGGCGTCGGCGGAGAGGAGACGAGGCCCCAGAGAGTCCGCGCTGAGCAGCTAACGATAAGACCGGCCCATGAAAAAATTGGATCGCCCGGCCCATTATGAATTCGCTTCTGTATCATGGTACAGAGCTCCCATCGGCCCATCCTATCCTTTGCTCGctttggaattttttattttcagatttCAAATTTAGGAAAACTAGAcatccatttcaaaatattgtagAAATTCCCTTCTGTCGTCTGTCGGATGAATGATAGGTGTTGTCATCCAATCAGAGGGTGATATCTTTCAACTGGCGACATATGGGTTTcctgcaatattttaaaatgggTGTCTAGTTttgctaaatttgaaatttgaaaataaaaaataaaaaaattcgttCGCTTTGTTTTTGGTTGAGCGAAGGGCCTGGAATTTTTTGAGTTGCTGGCGTTGAGACCATGGGCTTGGCCCAGTTCGGCGGGGAATTAGACTTCCTCGGCCCACCCTTTCTCGCCTGTTTTTGGTTAGccgagcaattttttttttttaatttcgaCAAGGTCCATTCTTTTGAACTAATCTCCGGGCAGAAAGATAACATATATGAAAACATCAGACAGATTGCCCATGTGTAGAGTTTGAACGCATGAACTTTACTGAATATCATTCAATTCCATCAGAAAATCTTATTCCTGGTTTCTTAATGGAAGCAAGAGACGAGTTTCGCTTACCACAAGATGACCATACGAAGTGAAACCACAGTGtacaaatatatatggatcCATGTAACTCCTGATTTAGGTAGATGGATCATGGATGCATGCTTTGTAACCAGAGGCTGTAGCAGCAGTGTAACACAACGAAACTGAAAATCCCAAACAATACTCAAAATAGTTACGGGTATCAAGGAAGTTTGTCGTACAGATCCGTAGCATCTTGAATACTCCAGGGAACATTAAGTAATAATTTACGAGAATGCAAACATCAAGTACTCATGTGCTTGACAACATGGCAACCGTCTTCACAGAAATTACCATACATAAGATGCTGGGCTCCTATTGCCCGAAGCATAAACCATACAAGAAGATGCACGCAGTAGTTTCAGAAGCTGCTGGACATAGACGCCATCTGATCAAATTACTCCATACAGCTCAAATCTTTGTCCAATAACCAACACCATCTGCTTACTAATCAACATGAACTTCCTCATCGTTGCCCTTGTACTGAAGCAAAAACAATGGGCACAGAATATCAGGTTGTTGTTTGGCGAATTGCAGAAGGATAATACCATCAGCAATTACCTAATCTTTGTGGTGGATTAGAATTTAAACACTTCAAATGGTAATAGAGGCACTAACAAAACTTTACATGAGGAGAAATCATATACACAGTCAAGTCACGAAAATTACCAGATAATACCCATAGTATTTTGGAAGATTCAGAATCTGAATGACAAAAAAGGAAAGATATGCATAGGACTCAAAATACCCCTACAATCAATCAGCAGCTAGAAGAATACTGCAGAGTTCTTGCAAATTGATGAAGATACTGATATATACTTGTTATTAAGAGACCATTTACCAAAAGCTGGAAACTGAATCATAAGAAGACAAAATAATGAGGGATAACCTGTTTAGTGGCAAGGTATCAGCTCAACACCTCTGTTCATATGGACAGAGAAAGTGCGGAAGATTACATGAGCATAGATGCTGTAGATGTTCACCAGATAGAACTAACAAAGTGAACTAAACTTAGATGGGTTACCCGACTAGTTGACAAATGAAAACAAATAAATTTCAAACCCCTAGTGCTACCTAACTTTTAGCAAGAAatgaccaagagcaaccaccaGAGTTGTCCCTTtacaaaaagtcaaaaaatgcAGCAACCTTAGGGAAATAAAGGGTATAAAGAAACTGTATAATAAGATAATGAGGCAACCAACTGATCATACCGCACTTCAAAAAGATTGTGAAACAGCCTGTCGTAAAATGAGTTGCTGCAAGAAAGATATCTCACCCTGTCTGCAAAAACATTGCTTGAAGAAACAATGTTTCCCTCCTCGTTGCAGTCACCCTCCCCTAATTTCTTCTGTGCAGAAAACAATTTTGGTATACCATTTCCCTTGCTATTGTTAAAAGGTTCAAGAGCATCTTCTGGTCTATATTTCTCAAACGTTGGGATCGTATCATCGtcactctctctccttttcttccctGAAAAAGAAACCACACTTTGGGCACGAAAAGGCACATGGTCCTAACAAAAGTTTGCACATATTCAAGACAAAACTGCGTGCAAACAGGAGCTATATTGTGTTGTAACAAATGAGTTCAacatctaataaaaattaatTGAGTTTGCAAACAGGAGCTATATTCAAGACAGGAGCTATATTAGGTTCTAACAGTTTCTATGATGACATCACAAATTCAAAAGATGTAGGACATCTGTACACCAATACGGGGAGATAATGGATACTATCTAAGTATTTTGACAGTGTTAAGATAAAAATCAATAAACAATGCTATTCCAGGATCAAATCAATGTCTTCCAAAATCTCATCAAGGTTTTACCTGTTTTTGCTTCTTCACTTGTTGAGAGGGCAATAGATCTTTTTTTAGCTGTTGAAACATGATTTTGTCGTTGATCATTTGGGCTCATTTCAAAAGCATTATATTGATCTTCATTGGCATTCCCACTGGAACGTTGCTCCTTGGCACAAGGCTTAAGAGTGTCTGAAGCAAGCAAATCTGCCAACCTCTCAAAGCGTGCTTGAGACCTGCATAACTCTGATATGTCAATAGCTGTGCAGTAACTATTTAAGGACTAAAAATAGGAGTGATATTATGTGTTCATTCAGACCAAACAGAAGATCAGGTATAGTTCATATATGGGGAAAGAGAAACCCGCCTCTTTAAATCCTCTTGTGCTTTCATATAACGCCCATGTGCTTTGACGACTTTCTTTGTTTTGGAGATCATCCTGAATCAAAAGAGCAGTGTCATAAAAACCACATACTTGGGAACCTTTTCTTCTACTGAAGAACCCACCAactgatattaaaaaaaaaatcatgatcatgtGTTGAAGAAAGAGAAAACCTTTGGCAATCTTCTTTCACTTCGTTCAATTGCGATTCAAGATCATCTACTATGCTAGAAAGTTGGCTCGCTTCTTCAATCTTCTTCTCCAATATCATCTGTAATGCAATGAACCATTGAAAAGTGCAATCTTTTTATATAGACAAGAATGGGTATGCTATTTTGAGAAGAAAATTAGAAACACATCAAGCACAAGTGTTAATCAAGTACAAATGACAGTTTAAAGCATGATTCCATGTCAATATTAACCCAATCACAACGAACTACTATTCAAATTATGACAGTTGGAGCCATAGTTTATAGAAGGAAGAAAAAGTTGGTGGTCACAACTCTGTCTTAATGGATTAAATATCTTGTAAAATTGAAAATTCTGAAATTCCCCAACAGAAACATTCCACCACATAATCATTACAATTAAGGCAGAACAAATAGTGAAAAGTTGGAGAAATCCAAGATGTGTATGCAACTAAAAATAAATTGCAAACCAAGTGACAGAATGGCCAAGACAAGAAGCTGATGAAATCCAGGCATCAGCTTTTCAATGCGTCTGAACATATTGACAACTCAATTACTGATAGAAGTTTAATATATAACTCGTGCACTATATTCATAACTGACCTCCAGTTTAGATTTATCTTCACGTAATGCTTCCATGTccatttgaatttgtttcagCTGCAGAGCATATGTAAATATATAAAACAGGTCGAGGAATGTGGAGATAGCTCCACTTGTATGTTATTATGCTAATGAGATGAACTGTATGGTTCAAACCAACCTGTACTTCACAATCCTTTTTCTCGTCACTGCTGGAGTAtctttcattcttttctctgtCTTCATTATCAGAGGTTCTGAAACTTTCTGAAGAATCAGTTTTTGCACCATCTGGACTTTTCCTATACTTTCTCTCACTGAAAAATCCCCACAGAAGCATGAAGATAGGCAATTTCAGTAGGTACCGAATTGCAAGAATAACATGTGCAGGTCACATGTTTAACCTAAGAGTATAAGACTATAACGCTCCTTGGTAAAACAACAAACCTaaatgcaaccccccccccccccttatgaTGAGCTGAATCCCTCAGAAACATTGCTACATACCTCTTCCTAATTGGTGACCTTGAATGACTAGATCCTGCAAGTAAAATTACAGGCGAAAGGAGTTAAAAGATAGAATGGACTATGTGACGATGACTTTTTTATTGGCGCAGGTGTGCACAGAGAGAGTGATTACCCCTATCTTGAGAACTTGGTTTCTGATCACGAAATGAACGGCCTCTGGTATCTCTTTCAGTGGAATACCTCGCACGAGGTGAGTGTTTTCTCTCAGGCCTGACTCTGAAGTCATGATATCTGGAGTCTCGTCTCCCTACAAGTCAGTAAGGTGGATGTTTTATAGAAAGAAACATTATGCCATCAAAAACGAAAGTTGGATGGAGCTACATAGAGACAAGGCAACACACAAACCCATTAAGCTTACCACAACCTTGAGCCATATGATTATTCAATTAGTTATAAGTAGCATCGGGTCCAGGATAACCCTGTAGGCCATTAAACAGCCGAGACAATACGActaattaaagaagagatagatCCAGCACTTGTAATACCAGTCATCTGAAGTAAATTTGATGGAATCTCCAAAATCTGATATCATGTTCTGATTATCATGAAAAACAATCTTCGATAACTCCAATATCACCAAATAAATTTGATTTCACTTTTTCATCTGTTATCCATATATGACTGCCAAAACATCTTGTTCGGTGACAATACTTGGAAGGACAGGCAAGAATAAAGCCCAAGAAGAGAACTTGATGCAGTACATTCAAAGGGCGTGCATCAGTTAGTTGCAAAAACTGCTACCGACATGGTTAAAATACATTGACCATAATATGAACCTGATTGAGAAGATAAACTGAATGATATCTCTCATATTAACTTCTGAAATAGATTGCAATCAAGTGACCAAAAAATGACTGGTTGCCAACTGAAAAATGGCCAGCAATGGAAATAGGACGTGCCATCCTCTGGAAGCAGTCAATACCAACAAATCAGCCCAGGTGATAGCTAATTCGAACagtagtaaatcaatagaatAAGCAGCAAGAATGCCATGTTTTTCTGCAACAAAATCAGGCTTGTTGGTAATTTTTAAGTTCTGCAAAAGCTGGCATTCACCATTCAGTTCAAGTACTATACAGAAAGGATAGTAGATCATATATGCACCATAAAGCAAGGAGATGTAATACAAATTGATAGAAGTGATTCTGGTGCCAAACCATCATAATATTACGCGATTGAAGTGCAGAGATCTCTCAGCCACAAGAAGAAACTAGGAATGCTTTGAGCATGACCAGCTAGTAACAATTGCAACCATTTGTATATCCTCCAAGGGTGCTCTTGTAGTTGTTACAGACTTCTTCAAACCATTTTCCCAGTTTACTAGTTCTGCTCTTGGGACGAGAACAATTCCAAAGTTTCTGCGGAAACATGAGCTTCAAATACACTACCATCTCTTATTCTTCCCTGGACAGCTGTTAATTTCACACTTTTCCCAATGTTTCTGATGAACAACCGATTATCTGAAGATACAACTCGATCCAATGACCAGCAAAAGGAGCATCTTTCAAAAAATACATCCTCCCTCTCTTAGAAGGACTGGAGCCATCCCCAACCTAAATCTGCCGTCAGATTCTTACAATATGGAGCGCATTTTGGGTACGACAACGTAACGAAGTAATCGATAAGGCCTTGCAAAGCCCTAAAAAGACCAACTAAGCGCGGATCGAGAATGAGAgcgtggagagagggagggagatgcGTGTAGTGTATACCAGGTCGAGGGAGAGGCTGGAACGAGGCACGGGGAGGCGGCCTCCGGAGCTCGGCCTCGCCGTGGGCGAAGCCGCAGTTGGCGCGGGAGCAGCCGCCCCTGCTCCTCCACAGCGCGCACAGCTTCGTCTTGTACGCCGGGCCACGGAAGGGAGGAGGTCCCGACGCCTCCGCGCCGCCTCTGTCCCTCATCCCCTCCCTCATGGTTCCCGGACGCGGACAGCAACCCCGCGAGACGGCGGCCGAGGAGACGAACCGAAGTGAAGACGAATGCGAGGAAGAGGAATGGAGAACAGGGAGGGCGACGAGACGAGCCTTATAGGCCTAGGCCCATTGGACCTGGGCCGAAGCAACTGTCCAACTGAGCCCAACAATCCGGCCCACGAAGAACCTATGATCAGCCCATTTGCTGACATGCACCCAACAGCTTACTCTATAAGATTATACGTATCCATGACCCAACCATAGGAGATTCGAACAACCAAATGCACACTTACAGCTCCATATTGCCAGTACCTGTTTGGAACTGGAACACAGCACAGCAGCATCTCCACGATAAATTGTTCAAGATCCGAAAAATTTGTGTGTTCCAAAAGAGCATTATCAACGCGTGCACCTGCACATACATGAACAAAACAAGCATGGCAAAACAAACAGATTTGGCACAGCAGGGACAATGAACATGAACATCTACACAGAACCAATTATAGCAGCAAATCGATACCAACACAACACTCTCCCTCGGCTCAAACGAGGCCATAACAAGCTGTACGAGTGGTGCGGAGCCGAAACTCCATGGACATTGGACACGAGGACTCGGCTCAGGACGAACGGCTAGGTGAGAGGAGGAAAGCTTGCTTTTGCGCATGCTGTTGCAAGTCGTAAGCATCACAAAAGAAAAAGTCGTAAGCATCGCAGAATTCTTCCTATTATTATCCCCTCGGTTCCTGCTCCTGGGACCTGAAGATTTCGTGGAAACATGCTCTCATGCGCCTGAAAACTGTTCAAGGTCCAAAAAGCTCACGTGTTTCGCACCCGTACAGCTGCACCAACAAGGCGAGTCAAACAGATCTAGCGCAGCGGCGGCAATGAACACGAACATCCATACAGTACTTACACAGAACCAATTATTACGACAAAGTTGTTATTAGCAACACAACAGAATCTAGCACATTGCTCGCCGAGGCCATAACATGCTTCACGACTAAAGGCGCAAAGCTAGAACTTCATGGACACTGGAAACCCTCTCAGCTGAGGATTCAGAAAAAGGTCGTTGCATCAGGAAGAACGGCGAGGCGAGCGGAACGGGAGGACGGGCTGCTTCTGCTCATGTTGAAGCCCCGGAGACGCTCCAGATTCATCACGTTAGAGTGGTCGACGAAGAGATTCACCTGCATTTGCAGACCGATGTACATCAAAATGTGGGATCAAATAGTGAATGAACAGAGCATTGCAAAACAGTAGTCTCATCAGCATTCCTCAGCTGCAGGTTTTCAGGGTGAGAGCTTCAGTACCCTTGGGCCGTATCTTTTGACGAACCACTCGGAGGTGTTGGGATTGGAAGCTTCGAACATGGTTTTCTCGAGCCCAAGCCGGCCTACAATCTTTGCAATGATGTCTGTTCGCAGAGAGTCGGCGCGCCGGCAAACATCATCAGCGTCGATCATGATCATATCCGCGCCTGCTTCCAAGCATCTCTCTGCCCTCCTGATCAGCAGGTCAACATCTTCAACTCTTTCTGCAAAAGAGTGGGCCGCAAAGGAGTGGTATTTAGACATAATAGTTTAGAAAGACAATGCAGGCATAGTATGCAAGGCGGTGATAACAGAATTCGACAATGGCAAATGGCTAGGTTACAAATGACCAAATGTTGAATTGCAAATGCATCATAAGCAGTTAGTCAAGAAAATTCACCTAGTTGACTAGTGTTTAGTATTGGAGTTGTGACTTCGTGCAAACATCATTCAGTATGATAGAAAACTACTTCCTATAGTAAGTAATAAAGTATATACTATATACACATGAAAAAGACATGCCCCTATTTACCTGAGCTCTGCTCCTTGACTGGAGCTATGTACGCCCCAAACGCCCTATCACCAGATGCTGGAATATCAGAACTGTCAAAATTCACTGAAAACAGTGGCTTCGCCCTCAAACCGCTACTCTTGATGAGGCGGACTAATCTCAGAAGAGCTTCTTCAGGGAGCTTGAGAGATCCAGCATTCAGCTCAACTGTGTCAAATCCTAAGACCTTGCATTCCTAAAAATGGAATACCTCACGTCATGTACTACGTGGTTTCAGACAAGGTTGCGCACAATCGAATCTACAGAACACTAGACATACATACCTCTACATATTGCTTGAAAGAAGAGGGTCCCTGACGCAAAAGATGCTCTGCCCAATCACCTGTGCTCACATATATGTCATGCTTATGTGCTAAATCAGTGATCTCTCTAACCAATTCCTTCCCCATCAAACTATGGCATCCACCAGAGAACTTCAAACCATCAACGAAAGGACCAAGAGAATCTAGTATTTCCTGAAATTACAAAAAGATCTAAGGCTTGAGAATGTGCTATCAGAAATGATTAGGACGGTGATAGGAAGCAGGCACAGATCAGCAGTCAATTAAGCAACATACCAAGTGGTTATGTGGCTTGCATGCAATCAGCATGAATCGCCCAATTCAGTTCAAAAAAAATGGCAACCCCTACGATGATCACATAGGTTACTCATATGGCTTCGTCGTAAACACTAGAAATCTGATATCGTGACAAATTAGTCGTTATATGGGCTTGAATCGGGAGCGAAAACGCCATTTCCCCAACGGACCGTGCATGCCGCACACTCGCATTCGAAGGCCAGGCTGGTAACGAAACGCACCCGAACTACGCCCAACTCAATTCAGTTCCGCGCAAACCAACAATCAAGCCAATAAGAGCACAGAACGCCGCGAAATGGAGGGCAGATGTGGTTCGGAAGCGGACCTGGAGCGCGTGTTGGGCGGGGCGGAAGGAGTAGAAGGGGCTCCGCATCTCCGTCACCCCGTACCGCCGCGGCTTCTCCGGCcggtcgtcctcctcctcgtcgccgtaGCCGTACCCGCGCAGCGACAGCGCCACGACCTCCTCTCTCCACCCCCTCATCGCCATCCTGccgtcgtctctctctctctctctctctctctctctccccctccctccctccccttgCCAGATGGTCTGATCGTGATCGGTCGACAAAAAGCACGGGAGGAAGGCGGTGGAAGCTCGCGGCTGCTTCTGGAAGCGAGCGCAGCGCGGGGCCACGGCGATGACGTGTGGCCTGCATGTGGGGGCCACTGAAACAGACAAGTGCCGGGATCCGCATGTCGACCTCATCCTATTTATCCAGTCTGAACTGGGCTTTTTGGGCCAAGACCAATGATCACAGGCCTATTCGGATGGCCTCAACTTTTCtgaccttttttatttttatattttataaatctaaaaattacaaatatatgggacccttttattttttatatttttaaatctaaaaattacaaatatatgcatCTGTTTCCAAATTTTGCATTCTATACTCATGTCGCCCTTCCAAGGAAGGGCAGGTATGAGGCTTGTCCACCGTGGCAATTTGAAAGCatacacatatatttataatttttagatttaaaaatataaaataaaaaaatagtcaaTATGGCACATAACGTTGGCCCAGGACATAACATTACTTTCCATGGCACATTTTGAACCCATTTTTTCCTGCTCTTTAAATCCTTCTGGGTACAAAACCCAAAAGATAATACAACACAGATCATTTCTCGGACTTCTTCTATGTTGATGAAGATGTTGAAGCGGAGCTTGCAACCATGGCTTGCTCTAGCGCCCGGTGCGTTGGCAGAAAGTGTAGTAGGCGAAGGAGGAACATATACGACGGATCTAAATTCCACATGTGATGGGTTAGGAGGATCTAGGAAATAGAAATAAGGACTAGAGCTAAGTGAATTGGGCTCTCTTGGATGGTTTCTAATCGGTGTCGGAGATGAAGAGGGCGGTGGCACCAAATGGGAAGCTTTGAAGATGGAACATTTACCGCAATCACCAAAGGGGTAGTCTGCTTGAGAGAAGCAAACGGTGAAGCTACTAGGCACTATCAAGGACACCAGATGGTCCCTTGTCGCTGGTGAGATCGGAGGAGAGAGGAGTCGCACAGGAGGAAGCTATAGGAAACCTAGGGGAGACGGGAGTGGAGGTTACCTTCAGGTGGCTCGAGTTTTGGGTTTGAATATGTGTCCACTTTGTTTCCTCTATG from Phragmites australis chromosome 8, lpPhrAust1.1, whole genome shotgun sequence includes:
- the LOC133927249 gene encoding zinc finger CCCH domain-containing protein 13-like isoform X2, whose translation is MAQGCGRRDSRYHDFRVRPERKHSPRARYSTERDTRGRSFRDQKPSSQDRGSSHSRSPIRKSERKYRKSPDGAKTDSSESFRTSDNEDREKNERYSSSDEKKDCEVQLKQIQMDMEALREDKSKLEMILEKKIEEASQLSSIVDDLESQLNEVKEDCQRMISKTKKVVKAHGRYMKAQEDLKRSQARFERLADLLASDTLKPCAKEQRSSGNANEDQYNAFEMSPNDQRQNHVSTAKKRSIALSTSEEAKTGKKRRESDDDTIPTFEKYRPEDALEPFNNSKGNGIPKLFSAQKKLGEGDCNEEGNIVSSSNVFADRYKGNDEEVHVD
- the LOC133927249 gene encoding zinc finger CCCH domain-containing protein 13-like isoform X4; its protein translation is MTGRRDSRYHDFRVRPERKHSPRARYSTERDTRGRSFRDQKPSSQDRGSSHSRSPIRKSERKYRKSPDGAKTDSSESFRTSDNEDREKNERYSSSDEKKDCEVQLKQIQMDMEALREDKSKLEMILEKKIEEASQLSSIVDDLESQLNEVKEDCQRMISKTKKVVKAHGRYMKAQEDLKRSQARFERLADLLASDTLKPCAKEQRSSGNANEDQYNAFEMSPNDQRQNHVSTAKKRSIALSTSEEAKTGKKRRESDDDTIPTFEKYRPEDALEPFNNSKGNGIPKLFSAQKKLGEGDCNEEGNIVSSSNVFADRYKGNDEEVHVD
- the LOC133927249 gene encoding zinc finger CCCH domain-containing protein 13-like isoform X3, translated to MAQGRRDSRYHDFRVRPERKHSPRARYSTERDTRGRSFRDQKPSSQDRGSSHSRSPIRKSERKYRKSPDGAKTDSSESFRTSDNEDREKNERYSSSDEKKDCEVQLKQIQMDMEALREDKSKLEMILEKKIEEASQLSSIVDDLESQLNEVKEDCQRMISKTKKVVKAHGRYMKAQEDLKRSQARFERLADLLASDTLKPCAKEQRSSGNANEDQYNAFEMSPNDQRQNHVSTAKKRSIALSTSEEAKTGKKRRESDDDTIPTFEKYRPEDALEPFNNSKGNGIPKLFSAQKKLGEGDCNEEGNIVSSSNVFADRYKGNDEEVHVD
- the LOC133927249 gene encoding zinc finger CCCH domain-containing protein 13-like isoform X1, translating into MREGMRDRGGAEASGPPPFRGPAYKTKLCALWRSRGGCSRANCGFAHGEAELRRPPPRASFQPLPRPGRRDSRYHDFRVRPERKHSPRARYSTERDTRGRSFRDQKPSSQDRGSSHSRSPIRKSERKYRKSPDGAKTDSSESFRTSDNEDREKNERYSSSDEKKDCEVQLKQIQMDMEALREDKSKLEMILEKKIEEASQLSSIVDDLESQLNEVKEDCQRMISKTKKVVKAHGRYMKAQEDLKRSQARFERLADLLASDTLKPCAKEQRSSGNANEDQYNAFEMSPNDQRQNHVSTAKKRSIALSTSEEAKTGKKRRESDDDTIPTFEKYRPEDALEPFNNSKGNGIPKLFSAQKKLGEGDCNEEGNIVSSSNVFADRYKGNDEEVHVD
- the LOC133927251 gene encoding LOW QUALITY PROTEIN: protein HEAT-STRESS-ASSOCIATED 32-like (The sequence of the model RefSeq protein was modified relative to this genomic sequence to represent the inferred CDS: deleted 1 base in 1 codon), which produces MAMRGWREEVVALSLRGYGYGDEEEDDRPEKPRRYGVTEMRSPFYSFRPAQHALQEILDSLGPFVDGLKFSGGCHSLMGKELVREITDLAHKHDIYVSTGDWAEHLLRQGPSSFKQYVEECKVLGFDTVELNAGSLKLPEEALLRLVRLIKSSGLRAKPLFSVNFDSSDIPASGDRAFGAYIAPVKEQSSERVEDVDLLIRRAERCLEAGADMIMIDADDVCRRADSLRTDIIAKIVGRLGLEKTMFEASNPNTSEWFVKRYGPRVNLFVDHSNVMNLERLRGFNMSRSSPSSRSLASPFFLMQRPFSESSAERVSSVHEVLALRL